AGTGTTGTTCACCCGTGAGCAGGTTAAACGAGGGGTTGCTTGATGAGGGGAACGTACACAGGAGAGATTGTTTGCCGCTGGATTCACTGTTTGATTTGCTCTAGCTGGTTGGGTCATCATCCCCAAAGACAGAATAGACGAAAACAGCACAGGACTGGAAAGCAAGGAGAGGACAAATTTTCTGTTCATCTGCTTAAAAAGATCTGTGAGTACAGAAGGTATGGCTTTAATGTTTTCACATTTTTTGATTAATGTTCAGTAAATTTTGTGCAAACTTGCCTGACTAATTGCACAAATTACTAAATAGAGTAGGCACTATTTTACTAGATAGGGTTTATTGCGTCCAGAGTAAGGCAAGAGGTGCAAGAGCTGAGTTTACAAAAATAGCAAGCCAAAATCATCGACTCTCTCAGCATGAGCTAAGTTCCTGGTAAACTTACTCACAACACAACAAATGAGTAAATCTTGACATGGAATTAACCGTGAGAAAGTAGGAGCAATATTTATTTGGCTATGAGCAAAGAAACAACTCAGAACACAGAACTCAGTAGTCAGAATAATAAACGGTAAAAAGGAACTAAGCCGCCTGTTTTTAAATAAGCGCGCATTTATTAATGGGGATGCCCAACTGAGTTCTTCTTAAATTTCCGGAAATTTATTGACCTAGTATGTAATCTGTATGGGCATAGCAGTATCTTGGCATACCAGATTGGGAAGAAACTCTCTTCACAACAGACCCACAAATTTTGTGGATGCTGTCCATCTACTATCTCATACACTTTTTTGTAAATGTTGCGACTTTATCACATCTTGCTTGGTGCTATTTTGCTGTCGGTGTTAACACCCGTGGGATTTGTAAAATATGCTCTCCCCTACTTGTCTTCTAATAACAAATTGCAACCATCTTCAGTAGCACAAGCCAATGCTGGTCAAAAGCAGGCTCAAACTACATCCGGCAATTCTCAACCAAATGAAGGAAATATCTGGAAGAGTATCTTGGGAAAAACGGCTGCCCCTTATGGCTGGCGGGTTGCTGCTTGTGATGGGAATGCACCCCTACTGTGCGTGTCCTCCAATAGAAAGATTTTGGGTACGGTCGAGATGGGGGTTTACCCACTAGAAAACCAGCCGAATTTCCAACAAATGTTGGCAAAAGCTGGTATTCCACCCAGTTCAAAAGTGGATTACCAAAGCCCCAAGTACCAAACCCAGTTGGCATCAGCACTTAAACTTTGGGTGAGTGACCATTATAGTAGTTTGGAAAAAGACCGTCGGGGTGTGTATGGGGATCGTATTGTGTTTTCCGCTCAATCTCCGCAACAAGTACCTTTTGGTAAACTTCAGGGAATGCGTTACGGGTTTTCAGGAATTAAGCGAGGGGGTGGACTACACGAGCAACATCTTGGTTATGTTGCCTTTGATGGTAAAGCACTTTATGTAATTACCACTGCCTTTGACCCAGCCTCTGAAACTGGTAAGTTCGAGAAACTGGGAAATTTCCAAACTTTTGAGCCTTATCTATCTACAAATGTGAAGGGTCTGAGTTTGCCTAAGTAAGAAAGGCACGGTACTGCCGTGCCTTTATGTAAAAAGAACAAGCACATCACCTGATTTAATATACGTAAGTTGCTTAGTTCATAAAACCAGCCATTGGGTTGATTTCAGTGTAGAAATTTGAAATTTATCCGCCAGTTCTTTAAAATGCAATTTCCTCTTCACCCTAAGACCTTGCTAACACTACTTCATTTGGTAGATGAGTAAAGTCTATTATGGTGATATTCAACGAAACAGGTCTTTAAGAGTATATTGATTTCTAGACAATTATTATTTTCTGATAGGTAATTGGTCAGATAAACTATTACCAATTACCTATAAAACTATCGAGTTAAATTTCAGCTACAGCTCGCTCAATCAGGCGACGTGCCAAGGTTTGCGTGCCTGTATGTTCGTAGTAATTCGTCGATACATCTATGAACGCAGCTAGGTAGTCTAATTTATCATCAGCAAAGTCAATAAAGTTTTGCAAGTTGTTGGCGACCTTTTGCGGGGATAAATTATTCGACGCAACTAAACTGCTCATCCAACCTTTGACTGAGTCAAAGCTTTCCCCGATAAAGTTAAGTTTGCTGCCAGAATCTTGACCGGGGATGTCGTTTTGGATATTTTGGAAAGTCGAGTTTTTCTCTAACTCTTGTGGACTTGTCTGACTAATTGTAGATAATGCTTTGGAGATAAAGCCTGAACCAAGAGGTAACAAACCATCAAAGCAAACCAAGCCAGCCATACGGATGAACGACTCGCCGCTATACTCACCCAAAGACGCGACAAAATCTCCAATGCTGTCTCCGGGAATACCGTTAATTTGGCAAAAGGCGACCAACTCAGCGACTAATTTTAGGGACAGATCAATGGTTTGTGCTTTCTCAGGTTTGGGAGTGACTCGGTTTAAAAAGCCCAATAGAGGAATTTTCTCACCCACTTTGTTCGCCAAAGCTGCTGTACCAAGTGCTCTATCTGTACTATCAACAGTTTGGTAAAGCCACATGGCGCGTTGATATCCCTGAGAACGGTCGTTGTAGAGATAAATCGCTCGCTCGCCAATTTGCTGAATTAGGGCTTCGTCGGTTTCGCCTGTCACGGTTTTAATCGTGTTGACAAAGCCAACCACGTTTTGCCACTCACCAGGAGCGATAAAATCGAGCGATCGCAATGCAGAAACGGTCAAGTTATTGGTTGGAAGCTCATCAACCAACTCAAAAATCGGTTTGCTCACAAATGTCTCCTTAGTAGTCAAAAGTCATTCGTCTTGAGTCATTTGTCACTGGTTATTGGTAATTTTTGACACCCAACAACTTTTATTTCACTCGCGATAGACCATTGAGGTCAAACTTCTGTATCCAAGCTTGGCGATCGCTTGCTGTAAATGACGGGTCACGGGAAATCACTTTGACTTGATAGCGATTGTTTACAAGTATCGCAGTTTGAGTATTACCAAGTTGCCGCGCCGGATAACCAGCAATTTGTGTGGTGCTATTTGAGTAGCTTGCTGCGGTTCCTGGTACGCTACTAGTATCAGAGATAGCTAGCATGGCTACATCTTTGCCGTCTCTTTTCAACTTTGCTTCAGCAAAGCCTTTTTTCTCTTGGGTAAATACGCGTTGGTAGCCATCTTCAGCAGGTGGAAAGAATTTGTTAAATTGAGCACCTTGCGTTGCTTCTCTGGCAACTGCTTGACCGCTTCTTTGTTTACTGCTTTCCTGCTGTACCTGGTCAAAACTTCCGGGTGCTTTCTGAGCGCAGGCTGTGGTAAACAGTAACACACATAATAACAAAGCAGCAAAAATTCTACGCACACGATAGGGGAAAATCATGTTTACCTCCTTATGCTTGACCTTCCAGGCAATTATTCACGTTTCTTTCGGCTTACACCCAAAAAATGAACTTTGCTAATCACTGTTTTGGGCAACTATCAGTGACTAATCATTGCGGTAAGCTATGACAGCATAAAACGGATCTCCTCCCGCAGCACCTATCCACTGTAGGAAATTGGGAAGGGTTGACTGACGGGCAATCACTTCTGGGGATGTAAATCCTGGAACAGCACAGAAGTAACCTTTCACTAATTCAACTCTACTGGCTTCCGTACCCTCTCGCCACGCTTCAATCGCCTTTTGAAAAAACATTCGGTTAGAAAAGCTGATAATTGCTACGCCACCAGGTTTGAGGATGCGGTGCATTTCTGAAAAGACCGCTTCTGGATATTGCAGATACTGTACTGAAACACAGTTGAGAACCGCATCAAAATCCTGGTCTAGTAGGGGTAGCTGAGGATTTTCGTTGAGATTTTGCACAAAGTAATGATTAAACTGAGGATTGCGTGCCAGTTCCTCTGCATTCAGTCCGTGTCCTTCAACATGGGCAAACGCCATCTCTTCTGGTAGATGAGACACCCAACTGCTCATGATATCAAAGATGCGAGTGTTGGGTTTGAGGCGATCACGATATAAGTCCGTCAGCTGTTGAATAAAACCTTCGTCTACATGGGTGACGAAGCGGGGATATTCGTAGAACAGCTTATCATCTGTACTATCTAGCTTATTGCGTTCCTCTGGTCTAAGTGGCATAAACGTCTATTGAGAACAAGGTTGTCTAAAATTTTGTCAATTTAAGTACCGTTTGGCGGAAATAATTGATATACCACCATACGTATTCTAAAAACAGACAAAAATATCAGCAGCCAAACGAAGAATTTGGCTAGTATCAAATCGATGTTGTATAAACTACAATTTCTTCATCCAATTAGGCTGTTCATAGGAGTTTTAAGAGCCTTTCCTCAGGTCACTTTGTTAATTTGGATACTCCCATTATTGCTGTTCAGTTCTGGGCAAGATAGCCTAATGGCACATGATGAAGGGCTTTATGCTTGGCGAGCGCGCTTCATGATAGACTCTAGCGATTGGGTACATCCCTGGTCAACTCCGCATCACAAAACCCCTGGTGCTTATTGGTTAGTTGCTAGTTTCTACACGCTGTTTGGCATCAGTGAAGCAAGTGGGCGATTGCCTAGTATGATTACAGGCATTCTGAGCGTACTACTTGTATACGAAATCGGCAAAATTATCCTTGGCAAAAAAGTTGCTTGGCTTGCTGCTGCCATTTTGAGTGTAGAATTTCTTTGGCTGCAATACTGTCGTTTAGGCACACCTGATGTGCCGATGATTTTCCTAGTCCTTTTAGCAATTTGGTCTTTACTAAAAGCTGAATTACAGCCTAAATATCGTTTTGCTTGGTGTTTTCTGGTCGGTTTTAGTTTTGGCTTAGGCTTCTTAGTCAGAAGCTTTGTGATTTTTTTGCCAATGATCGCTTTGCTACCTTATCTCATTGGGGAACATCGCCGTCATCGTCATCTTACCAACCCCATGTTGTATTTTGGGTTTGTGGTAGGTTTAATTCCCACTTTTATCTGGCTGTGGCTCAACTGGTTGCGATACGGTGATGCTAGTTTGGTGAAATTAATTAACTTTGTGATCAACTTAGGTTCTGGTGAACGCCATCATAACGGGTTAGAGTTTTATTTCTGGAATTTACCTCTAAAAGCATTTCCTTGGGTGTTTTTCAGCGTTTTTGGCTTATTTTTGGTGATTCGTCGTCCTATTCCTCGCTACCAACTCATATTAATTGGCTATCCCCTTGTTTTGTTTACCGAACTAAGTTTTTTCTCCACTCGTTTATCTCACTACAGTCTTTCGCTGTATCCATTCATTGCATTACTTGCGGCTGTGGGGTTAAACTCGCTAGGCAAAATTTACCAGGATGTAGAGACGTTGCACGCAACGTCTCTACAAAAAATTAAGCGCAATCTAAGTTATGGCTTTGCAGTATTCAGTATTTTACTGTTAATAGTGGGAATACTTGCTTTTGTTGGGGGTGATGCCCAAGTCCGCAAGTATGCCCCTTTGGCATTAGCATTAGGATTAGGTTGGTTGATACTACCTTTGGTGTGGATTGCTCATTACCACTTAGGCAAAAATCTGAGTTCTCGTTACTGGTTAGCTGGTTGGTTAGTCCCTGCTTGGATAACTTTGGCTGCTGCTGGTAGTAGTGGCTTTTTAGGGGACTACAACCCTGAGATCAAAACTTTTCTTCAACAGCCTGCGATCGCTCAAGTTTTACACTCATCTCCTATCAACTTTGTAGATATAAGAGGTAAAACTGACGTGTTACTCAAATTTTACACTCCTCACCACGGCAAGCGACTAAAGCTTTCTAAACTGCCAGCCTCTGGCTATGCTTGGATTTCTCATAAACAGATGGCAAACATATCTCAGCCTCATCGGGTTGTTGGTACTGTGGAAACAGTGAGTTTAGTACAACTTCTTGATTAGTTTTGAATTTCACTTTAAAGTTTGTCTTTGTTTGATCAACAGATCCCAAATTCATTTATGGGTTAATTACCAATGTAGAGACGTAGCATGCTACGTCTCTACATCAGCAAAAGATGAATCCAATTAACGCTATAGCCGTTCCTAGTCTGGTGAGGTACAAATTTATCTATATTCATCTGTGTCCATCTGTGGTTAATTACTTCTTCCTTGTACCTCACTGGGTTGGGAAACGCTTTATTGTTAGGATTTTTGGCTGATACATTTTGCTTCTAGCACCACCAAATTTCCTGTCTCAAAAGCCGTACAATTTTGCATAACCTTTGATAAAGCTGGAACCTTACCCTGCTGTAAACCTTCTAAAGCATTCCTTGTGATTTTCGTTATTGGATCATTTGGCACTTTGGAAGATAAATACTGCCGCAACCACCTATCTTGTTGAAGATATTCTGCTGTAAACGCGCCTTTCTCTAAGAGAAAAAAATCAACTCCGTATTTTTGAATCAAATTCTGAACATCCGCTAAATTTGAGCTATATTGAGCGCGAATTAAATCAGCCAGTCGTTGACGAAATTGACGATAATAGCCGACATGGTAGGCGATCGCATATTCGCCACTTACTAAAATAGGACGTTGAGAAAAGCTTGGTATATTCGTTGCTTCTCCTGCTAAAGATGCTATGAGAGTATCTTTAGGTTGCTGCTGAAAGAATTGATACAAAGGCGGAACTTGACCAACAATGTAACTATTCCTAGGAAAGCTATTTTGCCAAAATAAATTAGGATAAAAAACTATAATTACCCCAATTAAGGCTGTTGCACCAAAGGTCAAAAGCTTTTGTTTACTGCTATTTTTTAAAACTGCATCTAATATAAGTGTCAGAACCACTGCTGTGGCTAAAGCAAATACAATCTTAAAACTATGCACTGTGAAGCGGCTGGGAAGATACAATTTGAAAAGCAAAATATGAGCAGCAAAAAATAGAAATAACGAAACTACTACCAAATGTAGCAATATTGAGATATGATTACGTACCTGTTTAGCTAAAGGAAAGCGAGATTTAAATCGCAATAATAGCGGTAAAAATAATCCTAAAATGACTATCGGTGGGTTAAACGATATCCTAATTCCAGAACGACTAGCGCTCAACCAAAACCTTATTGGGTTGTCGTCTCGAAAAAAGCTCATTCGTCCTGATGGCATAAATTCTGGTAAAATTCTCGCTTCCCTAACAGAAATTAAGGAACCAAATAGGGATGATTCTAAGGAATAAGGCAAGAGAACTGCTAATCCTACTACTAATCCCAGTCCACAAAATAAATAATCGTTACGTTGTTGAGAAAATCGCGGTAAACCTCTGTCAAACTTGAAAATTTGCAGAATCAGGATACCCACACATATCAAAACAAATCCTGGATAAAACAGCCCCAGGATTGCTAGAGATATCAGGCATGGTAACAATGCTCGCTGTAAAAAATAGTAAGTAAAAGCAAAAAATAATGGATATAAAAAAGCTCTAGATGTAGCTGAAATCAAATCATCGGCAAGCCATAATCCTTGATTCATCAACAAGGTGCCGATAAACCCTGTGACTGGTAATGGCAAGATTTTTAGACAAACACCAAAACAGTAGATAGTTGTAATGACTCCTAGTAAGATTGGTAGGGTTTTACTTAAAAAAAATGGTTGAAATCCTATTAATGTTAGGGCTTGGTAAAAAGCTTTATATCCAGGTGGTGAAATCGATTGAAAATAATCAGTAATTAAATCTTGGGGAAAAAGTTCAGGGTCTACAAATCGCTGCATCCAAAAAATATGCTGTCGTGCATCATCCTGAATGATATACTCATGCCCAAAAGCTGGCAATATTGCTTGGACGCCATACACCGTCGCCACTGTTATGCTTAAACTCAACCAAAACATCATATTGAATTTTGTTTTTTTGAAGAGCAGCGCTGTCACAAGTTGATGTATATTTGTTATCTTCATTACCGTTTATTCTTAGTTATTAAAATTAAAAAAATAACATTATTTTTCAAAGTTTACGCTTCGTAGTTTACATTAAAAAAGTCAAGTAAACTAAATATTATAAATTATGAATTTAATTGACCAACTTAATTTTCTTTTCATAACAATGAACAATAAATCATAGTAAACTACAGAAACACTCTGCCAAAATAAGTCATGCAGGAAGACACGCGAACAGGTAAGGAAGCTTCACTAAATTTTCAAATGGCAACGGTTGTCTGTCCAGCTTTTTCGCTTGTCATACCTGTATATAACGAAGAAAAAAGCATTACAGCCGCACTGAACAATTTACGCTCTATCCTTGAACTGGCAGATTGTGATTATGAAATTATTGTGGTTAATGATGGCTCTACGGATACCACAGGTGATCTCCTGTGTTCTTACATTGACATTCGTGTCATTGAACACAGTAGGAATAGGGGATATGGTGCAGCCCTAAAAACGGGCATTCGTCAAGCAAAGTATCCCATAATTGCAATTACTGATGCTGATGGAACTTATCCAAACGAGCATATCCCCGAATTGGTTGCTCTAACTGCTGATGCTGATATGGTTGTCGGAGCCAGGATAGGTAGTAAAGTCCACTACTCTAATTTGCGGAAAATACCTAAATGGTTTCTGGTGCGCTTTGCAGAATGGATTACAATGAGGAGCATTCCAGATTTAAATAGTGGGTTAAGAGTATTCCGTAAAAGTGTTGTTGAGGAATTTCTCAACATTCTACCTGATAGCTTCAGCTTCACGACCACGATTACAGTAGCGATGCTCACCAATCATTACGTAGTTCATTACGTACCAATTAACTATCATCATCGCGTTGGTAAAAGCAAGATTAAGCCATTTCAAGATACATTACGATTTGTACAGCTGATCTTGCGAACGGGCGTGTATTTTGCTCCCTTAAGAGTCTTCTTGCCTGTAGCTGGTTTATTTTTTAGTGGTTTTTTAATTACTCTGTATCAAGATATTTTTATCCGGCGCGATTTGACGGAGCGCACACTAATTCTGTTTGTCGCTGCTACTCAATTGGGAATGTTTGCTCTGTTAGCTGACATGATTGACAAGCGCAACGGACGTAACTGACTTCATCAGAACCTGACAAGTAGTCCTTGCCAATCACTAAAATAGTGCTGTAGTATTGATATTACGCACGCTAAGTTTTTAGGATAAATGGTTTATAAACCCAACAAGTCCCAAGATTTGGAGTCGTGGCAGCAAGTTCGCGCACCCTACGGTGTAGGCTACCGAATCAAACTTCTCTCACAACTTCTCGCTCGCAAGTTTACTGAGCGTTTGGAGCCGTTTGGATTAACCCCCTTTCACTGGGTAGTTCTGTGCTGTTTGTGGGAGGAAGATGGTTTACCCACTTCCAGCATTGGGGAAAAACTGCAACAGGTGGGCGGTACGTTAACTGGCGTATTGGATAGAATGGAAGAACGCGGATTGATTCGTCGAGAACGAGACTGTCGCGATCGCCGCATCTGGCGTATTTGGCTAACGGATGCGGGTAAAGAATTGGAAACAGCCTTACCACCCATTGCCGTAGAAATTCGCGAGCAAGCCATGAGTGGTATTTCCTATGCTGAACGCGAACAATTTTCCCAACTTCTCAATCAGGCAATAAATAACTTATCGTAGAATCACCCAATCGGGTGAGGCGCTTTTCGAGTTTTTATTAAAAAATATTACGTGTTCTAAGTATTTACAGAAGTTAGCGTGCAAGTCAAGTATTACGAGGGAATAGGGAACAGGGTGTGGGCAAAAATTTGTCATCCATACCCTGTAACCTGTTCCCTCTTACCTCTTCCAAAAGCAGTGGTATCCCACTCCACCTGTGGAGTGGGGTTTGGTATGAGGTCAGATGATATCTATGAAAGGATATGGAATTGGTATAAACTAAGGCTTTAATGAACTCACACACGAGAAAGAGACCACTGTTACCAGCACTAAAGTCACGAAACTACCGACTGTTTTTTGCTGGACAAGGTATTTCCCTAATTGGATCTTGGATGACACAAATTGCCACTATTTGGCTGGTTTATGACTTAACTAAATCACCAATAATGCTGGGGTTTGTGGGATTTTCCAGTCAAATTCCCAGCTTTTTTCTTGCTCCCTTTGGGGGAGTGTTCGTGGATCGCTTTTCCCGTTATCGCACCATAATTGGTACGCAATTACTGTCAATGATTCAGTCGTTGATGCTAGCATTGTTGGCGTTTACTGGCGTGATTCAGATTTGGCACATCATTGGCTTGAGTTTGTTTCAAGGATTTATTAATGCCTTTGATGCACCAGCAAGACAAGCATTTGTGCCAGAGTTAGTGGAACAAAGAGACGATTTAGCAAATGCCATTGCTATCAACTCCACAATGTTCAATGGTGCGCGGTTAATTGGTCCGGCGATTGGAGGTTTGTTAATTGCTAGCATTGGTACAGCTTACTGTTTTTTGATTGATGGTTTAAGCTACATTGCTGTAATTTTTGCTTTATTGGCAATGAAAGTGAAGCCGTGGAGAATCACGGTTATTGATACTAATCCCTTGCAGAGAATTAAAGAGGGATTTGAGTACGCCTTTGGCTTTCCACCAATTCGTGTCATCTTGTTACTATCAGCCTTAGTTAGCTTGATGGGAATGCAATATACAGTACTCGTACCGATTTTTGCAGAAGAAATCTTAAAAGGCGGCGCACAAACTCTAGGTTTTTTGATGGCTGCATCGGGAGTCGGAGCGCTATCAGGTGGAATTTATTTAGCGACACGACAAACAGTAGTCGGACTTGGTAGATTGATTGCCTTAGCTCCAGCTATTTTGGGCATTGGTTTGATTGCGTTTTCTTTGTCGCGCTTCCTGCCATTTTCTTTGTTGGCAATGCTGTTGGTTGGTTGGGGGACAATCATCCAAGTTGCTGGAAGCAACACAGTTTTACAAACAATTGTTGAAGATGACAAACGCGGACGAGTGATGAGTTTTTTCACTATGTCATTTTTAGGAATGATACCCTTTGGCAATTTGTTAGGAGGTGCATTGGCAGAGCGTATTGGTGCTACCAATACATTAATTATTGATGGTATTGCTTGTATTTTGGGGTATATATTTTTCTCGAGACAGTTACCAGGTTTAAGAAAATTGGTACTCGTAATTTATGAGCAAAAAGGTATCTTAACAAGTGCGAAACACTAAAGTATGAATTGCTACTGATACGCCAAAGTTCATGCAATTGCGATGGCGCAAAGTGCCCCCCGAGGCGATTGGGCGAAGCCCAGACGGCTTCGGCGTATCACATTGCTTCAGTTTTTCGGAACACTAGAATCAAGATGTGAAGCTATACCTTGGTGATACTATCCATGGTGCTTCGATGGCAATTTTGCAAAACAGTTTAAATAGCCTCATTCTTACAGGTTTACTTTTTATCGGTCCTGCTGATACAAATACTTTCGTTCGCGCCCAATCGCCCCAAACATCCACTTTCTACTCAAGTGAAAGGATTCTCACTAAAGATGAGTTGTACTTTGGCTTATCCAAACCTGGAGGGAAGATGGTCTCTGAGGTTGAGTGGCAGCTATTTTTGAACCGTGTGATTACACCTCGGTTTCAAGAAGGATTAACTGTGATGGATGCCTACGGGCAGTACCTTAACAGTTCTGGCAAACTGACAAGGGAAAAGACTAAAGTAGTCATTCTGATTTATGAAAACAGTTCAAATAGAAATCAGATGATTGAAGAGGTGATAGCAAGCTATAAACAAAAATTTCAACAGGAATCAGTTCTACGGGTAAATACCAATGTCAGGTTATCTTTCTGAATTTAGTTTTGTCGCTTTTAACAACAATATTTGCTCTGTTTTTTTTATTTGCTCTTGGTTAAAGGCAGCTTGCTTAAGATGACTTAAAAAATTTCTATTGCTATACCTGGAATCTAAGTTAATGGCTTGGGTATAAACTTTTTTTGCGGTCTCTTTGTTACCACTATCCCAATAGGCGATCGCACTAGCAACCAAAGGATGAGGATTATTTGGTTCAAGAATAGCAGCACGGTTAGCAGTTACAATAGCCAAGTTATAAATTTGTAACCGATGCAATGCTAAACTTAAGTTAAAATAAGCAATTTCGTTATCTGGCTTGAGAATTGCTGCCCAAGTATGAACCAATACTGCTGCTGTTAAGTTGCTATCAACAAGATAGACAATTCCTAAAGCATTGTAAGCAGGAACATACAATGGCTTTTGATATATTGCTTCCCATAAAGATTGTGCTGCTGCTTGCTCATTTCCTGCTAAATGCAATGTCCAACCTAAATTAACTCGGCCCATAATATTTTCAGGTTCGAGTTTTACGGATTTTTGCATTGCGGTAATGGCTTCAGAATACCGCCCTTGTTGACGATAGAATAGTCCTAATTGTCGATAGTCACCAGCTTGATTGGCAGCTTTAGCTAAAGGTGTACCAACAAAAGTCAAAAATAAAGATGCACAAATTCCATTAATTATCCTTGCTTTTGCTAATTTCAACACCTTCATTCAATCTCCTTTGTGGAGTAAGATACTTTGGGGATGTTCTTGCAGGTTTTTCGCGCCAGTTCGCACAACGGGGGGAACCCCCGCAAGTGACTGGCTCACAAATGTCCCGTCGGAGTCCGGCAACTGCTTATGGTCGGGTAAAGTTAATATCGAGTCGGTAGCTGTAGTGACAGAAGTCATAGGCTTCACCTGGCATCTATCTGACTTTTATTGTAATCCTCGCATCTGTTACAGCTGGCAATACTCATGCCATAGACATTTTGTTCTATATCCACACAGGTATGCTTTGTTTTGTACCACCTCAGATTTCTAGCCTAAGGATGATTTTCGTTCACCCAGATACTCCACCATTAGCTATCCCACGTCTTTCTATCAGCACATTCAATTGCCAAAAACTTGCTGAATCCTTCACAATTTGTTACAAAAATACAGAGAACTTCTATAAACTTAAACTCGAATGTTAGGCGGACTTACTGGTTTAACAGATCCTAAAGGCACTGACTGGGGAGAGCGGATGCTCAATACCGTCGCCAGCCAAACGATTCGCCACTTGTTCACTCAAAGCGAGTCAGTGGAAGTCTCTGTGCGATGCTATCCCTCTAGCAAACTCTTGCAAGGTAGTATCGATAGCTTCAAAATGACAGGTCGTGGCTTAGTTATCCGCAGAGACTTTGCAGCCGAGGAAATTTCTATAGAAACTGATGCCGTTGCTATTGACTTTAGCTCCGTTTTGAGCGGTAAGCTGCGCCTGAAGCAACCTACTCAAGCTATTGCTCAAGTCGTCCTATTAGAAGCAGGCATTAACCAATCTTTTAAAGCAGAATTGGTAAAAAAGCGTCTGGAAAATCTTACTGTACCTGAATTAACAGCATTATCTGGCGGTCAACCAGTCTCTTTTCCCGAAATTCAGGTACAGTTACTGCCTCAAAATCGATTACGGGTTATAGCCAAGGCAGATTTAAACAATGATGAACTTGTTCCGCTGTATATGACCGTAACTATAGGTATTGAACGGCGGCGACGTATTAGTTTTAAAGACCCAGAAATTGAACTTGACCAAGTACCAGAAGCACAACGGGAGATTTCACAAACCTTGAGTCTAGCACTGGCAGAAATTTTAGATAATATGGTGGACTTAGACCGTTTTGACTTAGATGGGGTAAAAATGCGCCTTAACCGTTTAGAAACAGAGGGTCAACGCCTGATTTTTAGTGGTTATGCAGAAATTGAGCGTATTCCTAAAAATCCCTAGTTTCTTATTTAACTTCTTGCAAAAATCAGGTTCTTTATAAATTTGACTTCTCAAAAGGTTTACCCGTCCCATTTGATGAAGGCAGGACTTCCAAAATAGCATTCCCAGGCATAACCTG
The sequence above is a segment of the Mastigocladopsis repens PCC 10914 genome. Coding sequences within it:
- a CDS encoding tetratricopeptide repeat protein; its protein translation is MKVLKLAKARIINGICASLFLTFVGTPLAKAANQAGDYRQLGLFYRQQGRYSEAITAMQKSVKLEPENIMGRVNLGWTLHLAGNEQAAAQSLWEAIYQKPLYVPAYNALGIVYLVDSNLTAAVLVHTWAAILKPDNEIAYFNLSLALHRLQIYNLAIVTANRAAILEPNNPHPLVASAIAYWDSGNKETAKKVYTQAINLDSRYSNRNFLSHLKQAAFNQEQIKKTEQILLLKATKLNSER
- a CDS encoding LmeA family phospholipid-binding protein, with translation MLGGLTGLTDPKGTDWGERMLNTVASQTIRHLFTQSESVEVSVRCYPSSKLLQGSIDSFKMTGRGLVIRRDFAAEEISIETDAVAIDFSSVLSGKLRLKQPTQAIAQVVLLEAGINQSFKAELVKKRLENLTVPELTALSGGQPVSFPEIQVQLLPQNRLRVIAKADLNNDELVPLYMTVTIGIERRRRISFKDPEIELDQVPEAQREISQTLSLALAEILDNMVDLDRFDLDGVKMRLNRLETEGQRLIFSGYAEIERIPKNP